A window of the Gossypium hirsutum isolate 1008001.06 chromosome A05, Gossypium_hirsutum_v2.1, whole genome shotgun sequence genome harbors these coding sequences:
- the LOC107960934 gene encoding zinc finger BED domain-containing protein RICESLEEPER 2-like, which produces MDDWANVKNLRDFLENFYEITLRISGTLYVTSNNFFDELSEIDILLRDAQLNSNVDFNVITIKIKEKYDKYWGDIDKMNLLMFVACVLVPRQKLKYLEFALSEMFSSEKAFEMMQNLKEFLYELFDKYKPPLYSTCSQSSVPTHVSLGEPQQKMKRRTQALYKKRELENGGKDKTSEFDKYLAEANEDFVEDFDILVWWKVNNPRFPTLSKMARDVLAIPVSTVTSKSAFSTEGHVLDQYKSSLTLKIAQALMCTQDWIQKSSSQEDIKKIEE; this is translated from the coding sequence ATGGATGATTGGGCTAATGTTAAAAACTTGAGGGATTTCTTGGAAAACTTTTATGAAATCACTTTGCGTATATCTGGCACTTTATATGTCACgtccaataatttttttgacgagctttctgaaattgatattcttttacgAGATGCTCAGTTAAATAGTAATGTTGATTTCAATGTTATAACCATCAAGATAAAAGAGAAGTATGATAAGTATTGGGgtgatattgataagatgaatttgCTTATGTTTGTTGCTTGTGTTTTAGTTCCTAGACAAAAACTAAAGTATCTTGAATTTGCACTTAGTGAAATGTTTAGTTCTGAAAAAGCTTTTGAAATGATGCAAAACTTGAAGGAATTtttgtatgaattgtttgatAAGTATAAGCCTCCACTTTATAGTACTTGTAGCCAATCGAGTGTGCCAACACATGTTTCTCTTGGTGAAccacaacaaaaaatgaaaagacGAACGCAAGCTTTGTATAAAAAGCGTGAGTTGGAAAATGGTGGTAAGGATAAAACATCTGAGTTTGATAAATATCTAGCTGAGGCTAATGAGGAttttgttgaagattttgatattttagtatGGTGGAAAGTGAACAACCCTAGATTTCCCACTCTTTCAAAAATGGCCAGAGATGTGTTAGCTATACCAGTTTCTACGGTTACTTCAAAGTCTGCATTTAGCACCGAGGGACATGTGCTTGATCAATATAAGAGTTCTTTAACTCTTAAAATTGCACAAGCTCTTATGTGTACTCAAGATTGGATTCAAAAATCATCATCACAAGAAGACATCAAAAAGATTGAAGAATAA
- the LOC107959682 gene encoding uncharacterized protein produces MENYTLSIPLLATPAGALTTTVAATSCATKKDDENGVFSSGSSIIYRLLLVILIGTISIWANHEASKGFKVTIINAAAKESPAGRRFDLFYVSNDEATRIILNTSAVVENILYADQSDDQTKKPVHHIVLQLAAGDNLTTTKASVDTSRSKDPVYVISLSPSIMEESNVKYSVISTIQRAMARIWLWDGKSRAPPWLIAGMEEYIWMQAGFGHHDKETALHSRSKFRPEQFCSVLSQVCSKSSKLWPGLKMNISAICGDHWKWEKTGGVCREEDDKDPKIVALALGYIEQQHKGYVQGLNQILRDGWD; encoded by the coding sequence ATGGAGAACTACACCCTTTCCATACCTCTCCTAGCTACCCCCGCCGGTGCTCTTACCACCACCGTCGCCGCTACCAGCTGCGCAACCaaaaaagatgatgaaaatgggGTTTTCTCATCCGGTTCCAGTATTATTTACCGTCTTCTTTTGGTAATTCTCATCGGAACAATCTCCATATGGGCAAACCACGAAGCATCAAAAGGATTCAAGGTAACCATAATTAACGCCGCCGCCAAAGAATCTCCGGCAGGGCGACGGTTTGATCTCTTTTACGTATCAAACGATGAAGCCACTCGGATCATCTTGAACACAAGCGCCGTGGTCGAAAACATTCTTTATGCAGATCAGTCCGACGACCAAACAAAGAAGCCAGTTCACCATATCGTTCTTCAGCTGGCTGCCGGCGACAACCTGACGACGACCAAAGCCAGTGTGGACACAAGCAGAAGCAAAGACCCAGTTTATGTCATCAGTTTAAGTCCATCAATAATGGAGGAAAGTAATGTCAAGTACAGTGTCATATCAACCATACAACGTGCCATGGCTCGGATATGGCTCTGGGATGGCAAGTCCAGGGCTCCACCTTGGCTCATAGCTGGCATGGAAGAGTATATATGGATGCAGGCTGGATTTGGCCACCATGATAAAGAAACAGCACTGCATTCAAGATCAAAATTCAGACCAGAACAGTTTTGTTCAGTTCTTTCTCAGGTATGTTCCAAATCAAGTAAGTTGTGGCCTGGGTTGAAGATGAACATTAGTGCCATTTGTGGCGATCATTGGAAATGGGaaaaaacaggtggagtttgcagggaagaagatgataaggACCCAAAGATTGTGGCACTGGCTTTGGGTTACATTGAGCAGCAACACAAAGGGTATGTTCAAGGATTGAATCAGATTCTAAGAGATGGATGGGATTGA